One window of Phycisphaeraceae bacterium genomic DNA carries:
- the lptD gene encoding LPS assembly protein LptD yields the protein MKQGSGRQGTANHRSAQAGARAVVCCAGLALCLALQPEAKVRAESPIDNLMGRRATDSNDEFTGRDFGGLRFPMRTVRGPVSFGAARVTTWTRESSATGTTIQQMLLAGDVKVTLGVYHFSAARAVVFIEKLADASEEQEAEDVPVPFAPDASAGVYQIYVYFDRVSSPMAEISVSVQANRLPVRAVIEPESGIDLQYDLLMTGEPLDPLIGEAERALANILREQEGAESVATAQPDLDSRKRLSAPIPAESRSYLPPTASQLAASASDNMDATTLQNVAFTGPIFAKDGIFTIAPGDITLISGEDENSLLISNGLVVQYSDTRSGRTLQLTAQRGVVFTDPSEIQDMGRLRASDIRGFYLEGDVIASDGQYTLRGPKIYYDVRRNKAIVLDGVFWTYDQQRRLPLYVRADTIRQKSSNEFVAKRARLATSAFFNPDFSIGTTTVTLTRRQVASKPEGLLPTIESWTSGGQGQGPAPSGATAPGQTMGVRGMATAGDAGGVGRVPTTGYELETDLITASALMPSMVTENYIDARNITLNAEGIPFFYWPFYEGTVDEPLLRDLRAENRTASGFALKSRWNAYKLIGLKGTPFTRADVMLDAYFSRGPGAGTNLAWAGPDANGSALAYGLFNDHGTDVLPTGERHKYDGENRGIVLVDHALALNERWTLLGEGAYQSDANFVESFYPEMAEVRREFTTQMYLRRIEDNTEFNVNLKGSFNDFITNEYLLQSQGYYVSKAPELQYLRQADPLLSSWFGDVLTWTQEYRAGMMGMKFDSVTPSYRGFSNPVQSQQIFGIDPNQTLNQSLTAQGYLPQQVFRFDTRQQVDAKIEMGPVNFVPFGVVRLTAYDHDFQQFSSNVGSDETDRYRIWGSTGGTLSTQIQRVDNSVDSRLFDLHRMRHIIEPSVTLFTAATNRDETTLPTYDENVESIAKGSSFRAGVNQIWQTQRGRPGHYYSVDVFTLDVNYIDSTSETDIRSPVGRFFDFRPELSTFGNYGTVDSAWRVTDATTLTGGTVYDFDLNQQARTSAGIIVQQTPDVTANVDFRYLNALDLTTLGGGLAYRLANQYIVTVSASYDLTSNQLQGIGAEVKRDFQSVRLGFNIARSVISGETRFGFTLTPRIGETRGRTPILGEQAQVR from the coding sequence ATGAAACAAGGAAGCGGTCGCCAAGGAACGGCAAACCACCGATCGGCGCAGGCGGGCGCTCGCGCCGTGGTCTGCTGCGCAGGACTCGCACTGTGTCTGGCGTTGCAGCCGGAAGCAAAGGTTCGAGCGGAATCCCCGATTGACAACCTGATGGGCCGTCGCGCCACCGACAGCAACGACGAGTTCACCGGACGGGATTTCGGAGGCCTGCGGTTCCCTATGCGAACAGTTCGCGGGCCCGTTTCGTTCGGCGCGGCCCGCGTGACGACGTGGACGCGGGAATCCTCCGCCACGGGAACCACGATTCAGCAGATGCTTCTGGCCGGCGACGTGAAGGTGACTCTCGGTGTCTACCACTTTTCCGCGGCACGAGCTGTTGTATTCATCGAAAAACTCGCGGATGCGAGCGAAGAGCAGGAGGCCGAAGACGTCCCAGTTCCGTTCGCGCCCGACGCGAGCGCGGGGGTCTATCAGATCTACGTCTATTTCGATCGTGTTTCTTCGCCGATGGCGGAAATCTCGGTCAGCGTGCAGGCCAATCGGCTTCCGGTGCGCGCGGTGATCGAACCCGAGAGCGGAATCGACCTGCAGTATGACCTTTTGATGACCGGCGAACCTCTGGACCCGCTGATCGGCGAGGCCGAGCGTGCGCTGGCCAACATTCTGCGCGAGCAGGAAGGCGCGGAGTCGGTCGCGACCGCACAGCCCGATCTCGACAGCCGAAAGCGGTTGTCGGCGCCGATTCCCGCGGAATCGCGTTCGTATCTCCCCCCCACCGCAAGCCAGCTCGCGGCGAGTGCGTCGGACAACATGGACGCGACCACTCTGCAGAACGTCGCGTTTACGGGTCCGATCTTTGCGAAAGACGGCATTTTCACCATCGCCCCCGGCGACATCACGCTGATCTCGGGTGAGGACGAGAATTCGCTGCTGATCTCGAACGGTCTGGTCGTGCAGTACTCGGACACGCGCAGCGGACGGACGCTGCAGCTCACCGCACAGCGCGGCGTGGTCTTCACCGATCCGAGCGAGATCCAGGACATGGGTCGGCTCCGCGCCTCCGACATCCGCGGGTTTTATCTCGAGGGCGATGTGATCGCCTCCGATGGTCAGTACACGTTGCGCGGGCCGAAGATCTATTACGACGTTCGGCGCAACAAGGCGATCGTGCTCGATGGAGTATTCTGGACGTACGACCAGCAGCGGCGGTTGCCCCTGTACGTGCGCGCCGACACGATCCGGCAGAAATCGAGCAATGAGTTCGTCGCGAAGCGAGCGCGACTGGCGACCAGCGCATTCTTCAATCCGGATTTCTCGATCGGCACGACCACCGTCACGCTCACGCGGCGCCAGGTTGCGAGCAAGCCCGAGGGGCTCCTGCCGACGATCGAATCATGGACCAGCGGCGGCCAGGGACAGGGCCCCGCTCCGAGCGGCGCCACCGCTCCCGGTCAGACGATGGGTGTTCGCGGGATGGCGACGGCCGGAGACGCGGGAGGTGTCGGTCGCGTGCCCACCACCGGCTACGAACTCGAGACGGACCTGATCACCGCTTCGGCGCTCATGCCTTCGATGGTGACGGAAAACTACATAGACGCCAGGAACATCACGCTCAACGCCGAAGGAATCCCGTTCTTCTACTGGCCTTTTTACGAAGGCACGGTCGATGAACCGCTGCTCCGCGACCTGCGCGCCGAGAACCGCACAGCTTCGGGCTTTGCGCTCAAGAGCCGATGGAACGCGTACAAGCTCATCGGCCTGAAGGGGACACCCTTCACCCGCGCGGATGTGATGCTCGATGCCTATTTCAGCCGCGGCCCCGGCGCCGGCACCAATCTGGCCTGGGCCGGTCCCGACGCGAACGGCAGCGCGCTCGCGTACGGGCTTTTCAACGATCACGGAACCGATGTCCTGCCGACCGGTGAGCGGCACAAGTATGACGGCGAGAACCGCGGCATCGTGCTGGTGGATCACGCGCTCGCGCTCAATGAACGCTGGACGCTGCTCGGCGAGGGTGCGTACCAGTCGGATGCGAACTTTGTCGAGTCGTTCTATCCGGAAATGGCGGAGGTCCGGCGCGAATTCACGACACAGATGTACCTGCGCCGGATCGAGGACAACACCGAGTTCAACGTGAATCTCAAGGGCTCGTTCAACGACTTCATCACGAACGAGTATCTGCTGCAGAGCCAGGGCTACTACGTGTCGAAGGCTCCGGAATTGCAGTATCTGCGCCAGGCCGACCCGCTGCTCTCGAGTTGGTTCGGCGACGTGCTGACGTGGACGCAGGAGTATCGCGCGGGGATGATGGGGATGAAGTTCGACTCGGTGACGCCCTCGTACCGAGGCTTTTCGAATCCCGTGCAGTCGCAGCAGATTTTCGGGATCGATCCGAACCAGACACTCAACCAGAGCCTCACAGCGCAGGGCTATCTGCCGCAGCAGGTCTTCCGCTTCGATACGCGCCAGCAGGTGGACGCGAAGATCGAGATGGGGCCCGTGAATTTCGTCCCGTTCGGCGTCGTTCGGCTCACGGCGTACGACCATGATTTCCAGCAGTTCAGCAGCAACGTCGGCAGCGACGAAACCGACCGGTATCGCATCTGGGGTTCGACGGGCGGCACTCTCAGCACGCAGATTCAACGCGTGGACAACTCCGTCGATTCTCGCCTGTTCGACTTGCACCGGATGCGCCACATCATCGAGCCGTCGGTCACGCTGTTCACCGCCGCGACCAACCGCGACGAGACGACGCTTCCTACATACGACGAGAATGTCGAATCGATCGCGAAGGGCTCGTCGTTCCGCGCCGGCGTGAACCAGATCTGGCAGACGCAGCGCGGCCGGCCGGGTCACTACTACAGCGTGGACGTATTCACGCTTGATGTGAACTACATCGACTCGACGTCCGAAACCGACATCCGATCACCCGTCGGGCGGTTCTTTGATTTCCGACCGGAGCTATCCACTTTTGGGAACTACGGCACGGTGGACTCGGCGTGGCGCGTCACCGATGCCACGACGTTGACCGGCGGGACGGTCTATGACTTCGATCTCAATCAGCAGGCCAGGACATCGGCCGGAATCATCGTGCAGCAGACTCCGGACGTGACCGCGAACGTCGATTTCAGGTATCTCAACGCACTCGACCTGACCACGCTCGGGGGCGGGCTGGCGTACAGGCTCGCAAATCAGTACATCGTGACGGTGAGCGCCAGCTACGACCTGACGAGCAACCAGCTCCAGGGCATTGGTGCGGAAGTGAAACGCGATTTCCAGAGCGTACGGCTCGGCTTCAATATCGCCCGAAGCGTGATCTCCGGCGAGACACGATTCGGCTTCACGCTGACGCCCCGCATCGGCGAAACACGGGGCCGAACTCCGATTCTGGGAGAACAGGCGCAGGTGAGATAG
- a CDS encoding thiazole synthase yields MPAQVEIKPTHPEGPERALAPLAIGGRVFSSRLFVGTGKYASMELMRDSLQASGAEVITVAVRRERLFNEAGKSLLEFIDLSRYAILPNTAGCFSASDAVRVARLGRELLSQAGNAGADWVKLEVLGDKKTLLPDPAGTVEATRELVKDGFCVLAYTSDDPIAALRIKEAGATSVMPAGSPIGSGQGVLNRANIVLCLELLKQGDPMFPVIVDAGVGAASDVSVAMELGADGVLLNTAVAHAKDPVMMAHAMRHAVIAGRQSYLAGRIPKRLYATASSPWEGVIAHIPGE; encoded by the coding sequence ATGCCCGCGCAAGTCGAGATCAAGCCCACGCATCCAGAGGGCCCCGAGCGGGCGCTCGCGCCGCTCGCCATCGGCGGTCGAGTTTTCAGCAGCCGCCTCTTCGTCGGAACCGGTAAATACGCTTCGATGGAATTGATGCGAGATTCGCTCCAGGCGAGCGGTGCAGAGGTGATCACCGTGGCGGTACGCCGCGAGCGGCTTTTCAATGAAGCGGGAAAGAGTCTGCTCGAATTCATCGACCTGTCGCGGTACGCAATTCTTCCGAATACCGCGGGATGCTTCAGCGCGTCCGATGCGGTTCGCGTTGCGCGGCTCGGTCGCGAACTGCTTTCTCAGGCCGGAAACGCGGGCGCCGACTGGGTGAAGCTCGAAGTGCTCGGCGACAAGAAAACACTTCTGCCAGACCCCGCGGGCACCGTCGAGGCGACGCGAGAACTCGTGAAGGACGGCTTTTGCGTTCTCGCGTACACGAGCGACGATCCGATCGCGGCGCTCCGAATCAAGGAAGCCGGCGCGACGAGCGTGATGCCGGCCGGCTCGCCGATCGGCAGCGGGCAGGGAGTCCTCAATCGCGCGAACATCGTGCTCTGTCTCGAACTTCTGAAGCAGGGCGACCCGATGTTTCCGGTCATCGTCGATGCCGGAGTCGGGGCCGCGAGCGACGTATCGGTCGCGATGGAACTCGGTGCGGACGGCGTGCTGCTCAACACCGCCGTGGCGCACGCGAAGGACCCTGTGATGATGGCGCACGCGATGCGCCATGCCGTGATTGCCGGGCGCCAGTCGTATCTCGCGGGCCGGATTCCCAAGCGGCTCTACGCAACGGCCAGCAGCCCGTGGGAAGGCGTGATCGCCCACATCCCGGGAGAGTAA
- the thiS gene encoding sulfur carrier protein ThiS, which translates to MNIVVNGENTQVPEGASVRELIERLGLGQRACAAEVNESLVPRRDHEARLLMENDRVEIVTLVGGG; encoded by the coding sequence GTGAACATCGTCGTCAACGGAGAGAATACCCAGGTGCCGGAAGGTGCATCGGTCCGGGAGCTGATCGAGCGGTTGGGTCTTGGTCAAAGGGCGTGCGCCGCCGAGGTGAATGAATCGCTCGTTCCCCGCAGGGATCACGAGGCGCGTCTTCTGATGGAAAACGACCGCGTCGAGATCGTCACGCTCGTGGGGGGTGGTTGA
- a CDS encoding ABC transporter permease: protein MEHARDLVIVLLQKELKVRYQATVLGYFWSVLQPLAMAMVFLFAFKIVLKNNVEDYPLVLITGLFPWQWMSNSVNVGSGIFLANRSLLKRVAFPRFTLVLAAALNEMTHFFFCLPVIGVFMLWYGHRPTAEWLYLLPAAFGLQIITAIGLMLIVATANMFFRDMERLVGLAMMLAFYLTPIIYPSDIVPENMRWIMYLNPFAGITGMWRAVFQNRPLDLWLTASSAAWGVLLLAGGTILYNRLKWRFAEVV from the coding sequence ATGGAGCACGCGCGGGATCTTGTCATCGTTCTCCTCCAGAAGGAGCTCAAGGTCCGCTATCAGGCGACCGTGCTGGGCTACTTCTGGTCCGTGCTGCAGCCACTTGCGATGGCGATGGTCTTCCTGTTCGCGTTCAAGATCGTTCTCAAAAACAACGTCGAGGACTACCCGCTGGTCCTGATCACCGGCCTCTTCCCCTGGCAATGGATGTCGAATTCGGTGAACGTGGGAAGCGGCATCTTTCTGGCGAATCGCAGCCTGTTGAAGAGAGTGGCTTTCCCTCGATTCACGCTCGTGCTCGCCGCGGCACTGAACGAGATGACGCATTTTTTCTTCTGTCTTCCCGTTATCGGGGTCTTCATGTTGTGGTACGGACATCGTCCGACCGCGGAATGGCTCTACCTCTTGCCCGCGGCATTCGGCCTTCAGATCATCACGGCCATCGGACTGATGCTCATCGTCGCGACGGCCAACATGTTCTTCCGGGACATGGAGCGGCTCGTCGGCCTCGCGATGATGCTCGCGTTCTATCTGACTCCGATCATCTATCCGTCGGATATCGTGCCGGAGAACATGCGCTGGATCATGTATCTGAATCCCTTCGCCGGGATCACCGGGATGTGGCGCGCGGTCTTCCAGAATCGACCGCTCGATCTCTGGCTCACCGCGTCATCGGCGGCCTGGGGCGTGCTGCTGCTCGCGGGAGGCACGATTCTCTATAACCGACTGAAATGGAGATTCGCGGAGGTTGTCTAA
- a CDS encoding ABC transporter ATP-binding protein, whose translation MSKEPVILVEGASKCYTMHAMAHSGLKKYILSLPSRLRRRAPRQIFHALKNVSFRVDEGESLGLMGRNGSGKSTALSLIAGVLKPDEGRVKTRGRICPLLELGAGFHPDLTGRENIILNGVLLGMLRREVQKRSEEIIAFSELGVFIEEPIRTYSMGMLARLGFSVAAHLDPQILLVDEILSVGDAAFQAKCMDRFRQFRSRGVTTLFVSHDLATVRAVCDRAILLTHGEIRANGPVEEVAASYDRVLSGAAT comes from the coding sequence TTGTCTAAGGAACCAGTCATCCTGGTCGAGGGCGCGAGCAAGTGCTACACGATGCACGCGATGGCGCACTCGGGGCTGAAGAAATACATCCTCAGCCTGCCGTCTCGTTTGCGCCGACGCGCACCGCGACAGATATTTCACGCGCTCAAGAACGTCTCGTTCCGCGTGGACGAAGGAGAGAGTCTCGGACTGATGGGGCGCAACGGATCGGGGAAGAGCACGGCGCTCAGCCTTATCGCCGGCGTTCTGAAACCCGATGAAGGGCGCGTCAAAACCCGCGGCAGAATCTGTCCGCTGCTCGAACTGGGCGCCGGGTTTCATCCGGATCTGACGGGACGCGAGAACATCATCCTCAACGGCGTTCTCCTCGGAATGCTCCGGCGCGAAGTGCAGAAGCGGAGTGAAGAGATCATCGCATTCTCCGAACTCGGCGTCTTCATTGAAGAGCCGATCCGCACCTACTCGATGGGGATGCTCGCGCGTTTGGGGTTTTCGGTGGCGGCGCATCTCGACCCCCAGATACTTCTCGTCGACGAGATTCTTTCGGTGGGGGACGCGGCGTTTCAGGCCAAGTGCATGGACCGCTTCCGGCAGTTTCGAAGCCGCGGCGTCACCACCCTGTTCGTAAGCCATGATCTTGCGACGGTGCGGGCGGTATGCGATCGGGCGATCCTTCTGACGCACGGCGAAATACGAGCGAACGGGCCTGTCGAGGAAGTCGCCGCGTCCTATGATCGCGTTCTGTCGGGGGCGGCAACCTAG
- a CDS encoding methyltransferase domain-containing protein, with translation MLGQLRNAVTSLATSEQREHELARANIKNMGYYLARIVRATTPAPLSPSPNDAPLTSKACVQRDVESPWFHYWCSQLVCSPIYHRKVWELCYIPQVLFNEGKLKPGSVGLGFGCGEEPLPSLFAKYGVKVVATDLDPKRSESKAWIETDQHSASVEKLRISKICPDPALLQNISLRYVDMNAIPADLANSFDFCWSTCSLEHLGSIALGLRFIEESLKTLKPGGVAVHTTEWNMADEGPTLDHCGCVLFQKRHFTEFADRMRKQGYHVAELDFSMGEEIFDGLTDLPPYGPHTDDVAHLRLAIQGFRCTSFGMIIRKPE, from the coding sequence ATGCTGGGCCAACTCAGAAATGCTGTAACGTCCCTTGCTACTTCGGAGCAGCGGGAGCACGAACTCGCGCGGGCGAACATCAAGAACATGGGGTATTACCTTGCGCGCATCGTCCGCGCTACCACCCCCGCCCCGCTGAGCCCGTCGCCAAACGATGCCCCCTTGACCTCCAAGGCGTGCGTCCAACGCGATGTCGAGTCTCCGTGGTTTCATTACTGGTGCTCGCAACTTGTCTGCTCGCCGATCTACCACCGCAAAGTTTGGGAGCTTTGCTACATCCCGCAGGTGCTGTTCAACGAAGGCAAGCTGAAACCCGGGAGCGTCGGGCTCGGCTTCGGCTGCGGCGAAGAGCCGCTGCCCAGCCTCTTCGCCAAGTACGGCGTGAAAGTGGTCGCCACCGATCTCGATCCCAAACGCTCGGAAAGCAAGGCCTGGATCGAAACGGACCAGCACTCTGCCTCGGTCGAAAAACTGCGCATCAGCAAAATCTGTCCCGATCCGGCGCTGCTCCAGAACATCAGCCTTCGCTATGTGGACATGAACGCGATCCCGGCGGACCTTGCGAACTCGTTTGATTTCTGCTGGTCCACCTGCTCACTCGAACACCTGGGAAGCATCGCGCTCGGGCTTCGCTTCATCGAAGAATCGCTGAAGACCCTGAAGCCAGGCGGAGTAGCTGTGCACACGACCGAATGGAACATGGCCGACGAGGGCCCGACGCTCGACCACTGCGGATGCGTGCTCTTCCAGAAGCGCCACTTCACCGAATTCGCCGATCGGATGCGGAAGCAGGGCTACCACGTCGCGGAACTCGATTTTTCCATGGGAGAAGAAATCTTTGACGGTCTGACCGATCTCCCGCCGTACGGCCCGCACACGGATGATGTGGCGCACCTGCGACTTGCGATTCAGGGATTCCGCTGCACGTCGTTCGGGATGATCATCCGAAAGCCCGAGTGA
- a CDS encoding glycosyltransferase, which yields MSAIATAQPIARNLPLAKSDRAQKVRAIYVDCTHVFQTKNRSGIPRVVRNLAILGSGLSGELGVPVSPIVLTSRGLATIPPEWLSPRDAEGVSRILRRFVTFVFGFFATLSALIAFSPFILQRRWIRFTNWTRDQVKDSIKWIKRSLPQDLLVELRWGFRTLLRKISKHGSRESHFFWFWSGVRWILKLIWRALRFGGRALARVWRGVAAVARFGYRSIRYVGRGIRALRAKLGRGVLTLRLWKQHVDFSPGDVLLLADSNWQVDVLWTHVKQIRTRGALVGSVMYDLIPLRRPDFVGHQLFEVFTRHLFRVTENNDFIIGISRDTSRDFLEFALSTGVPGWNDARAGTFRLGGDKWTKAQAPCSDACREVVRKIGTRPAYLIVGTFEIRKNHKAVLDAFDRLWDSGEDVCLLILGRPGFRADDQMKRVREHREWGKRLFWASNASDSDLEAWYEASRGVIMASYAEGFGLPVAEAMARGKPAFASGIPAHREIAEGFCEFFDPARPEELARLLREDLHEKRNPRLKPVEEFVWPDWPESVRECMNDCIRMASLGPRATSAAPVH from the coding sequence ATGAGCGCGATCGCAACCGCCCAGCCTATCGCTCGGAATCTGCCTCTGGCGAAGAGTGACAGGGCGCAGAAAGTCCGTGCCATCTACGTCGATTGCACGCACGTCTTCCAGACAAAGAACCGCTCCGGCATTCCGCGCGTCGTGCGCAATCTCGCGATACTGGGGTCCGGGCTGTCCGGCGAACTCGGCGTTCCGGTGAGCCCCATTGTTCTGACGTCTCGCGGCCTCGCCACGATCCCGCCGGAATGGCTCTCGCCCCGCGATGCGGAGGGCGTTTCGCGGATCCTGCGCCGATTCGTCACATTCGTCTTCGGTTTCTTTGCCACGCTGAGCGCGCTGATCGCGTTCTCCCCGTTCATACTGCAACGTCGCTGGATCCGATTCACGAATTGGACCCGCGACCAAGTGAAGGACTCGATCAAATGGATCAAACGAAGCCTGCCGCAAGACCTGCTCGTTGAATTACGCTGGGGGTTCCGGACGCTGCTCCGGAAGATCTCAAAGCACGGATCGCGCGAAAGCCATTTCTTCTGGTTCTGGTCGGGCGTGCGGTGGATCCTGAAACTCATTTGGCGTGCACTTCGCTTTGGAGGACGAGCCCTCGCACGGGTCTGGAGAGGGGTGGCCGCTGTCGCACGCTTTGGCTATCGATCGATTCGCTATGTTGGCCGAGGAATCCGGGCGCTGCGCGCAAAGCTCGGCCGGGGAGTGCTGACGCTCCGGCTGTGGAAACAGCACGTCGATTTCTCACCCGGCGATGTGCTCCTTCTCGCGGATTCGAACTGGCAGGTGGACGTGCTCTGGACCCATGTCAAGCAGATCCGGACCCGCGGCGCGCTGGTGGGGAGTGTGATGTACGACCTGATCCCGCTGCGTCGGCCGGACTTTGTGGGTCACCAGCTCTTCGAGGTCTTCACGAGGCACCTGTTCCGCGTCACCGAGAACAACGACTTCATCATCGGAATCTCGCGCGACACGAGCCGAGACTTCCTCGAATTCGCGCTCTCGACCGGAGTTCCCGGTTGGAATGACGCACGCGCGGGAACGTTCCGACTTGGCGGCGACAAGTGGACCAAGGCACAGGCTCCGTGTTCGGACGCGTGCCGCGAAGTCGTGCGGAAAATTGGAACGCGACCCGCGTACCTCATCGTCGGCACGTTCGAAATCCGGAAGAACCACAAGGCCGTCCTCGATGCGTTCGATCGGCTCTGGGACTCTGGAGAAGACGTCTGCCTCCTGATCCTGGGACGCCCCGGTTTCAGGGCCGACGATCAGATGAAGCGGGTTCGTGAACATCGCGAATGGGGCAAGAGGCTCTTCTGGGCTTCGAACGCCTCCGACAGCGACTTGGAAGCGTGGTACGAAGCCAGCCGGGGCGTGATCATGGCTTCGTACGCCGAGGGTTTCGGACTGCCGGTCGCCGAAGCGATGGCGAGGGGCAAGCCCGCGTTCGCCAGCGGAATCCCGGCGCACCGCGAAATCGCCGAAGGATTCTGCGAGTTCTTCGACCCGGCGCGACCGGAAGAACTTGCCCGATTGCTCCGCGAAGATCTGCACGAAAAGCGCAACCCGCGTCTCAAGCCGGTCGAAGAATTCGTCTGGCCGGATTGGCCGGAAAGCGTGAGGGAATGCATGAATGACTGCATCCGGATGGCGTCGTTGGGACCGAGAGCGACGTCGGCAGCGCCGGTACACTAA
- a CDS encoding GDP-mannose 4,6-dehydratase, translating into MGKVALITGITGQDGSYLAELLLSKGYEVHGLVRRAALEDPLHRMGRLAPLGDQIKLHPASLESYPSVFKAISRLQPDECYHLAGQSFVSYSFEDEFSTLNANINGTHFVLSSIKEAAPKCRLYHAASSETFGKVRSTPQNEDTPFHPRSAYGISKVAGFELTRNYREAYKLHASNGILYNHESPRRGFEFVTRKITRHVALIKHGLATELRLGNLEAKRDWGHAKDYVEAMWLMLQQEQPDDYVIATGEMHSVREFCELAFGTAGLDYRKHVVIDPLFFRPAETEVLCGNPEKARRVLGWKHKTGFQDLVREMVEADLEDVALQLEPRPRRIVNIPSAVPSIGALVEPRIPAAQGEKVSR; encoded by the coding sequence ATGGGCAAGGTTGCTCTTATCACCGGAATCACAGGCCAAGACGGTTCCTATCTCGCCGAGTTGCTGCTCTCGAAGGGGTACGAAGTTCACGGCCTGGTCCGACGTGCCGCGCTCGAAGATCCTCTGCACCGTATGGGCCGGCTCGCGCCGCTGGGTGATCAGATCAAGCTCCATCCCGCGTCGCTCGAGAGTTACCCGAGCGTGTTCAAGGCGATTTCTCGCCTCCAGCCCGATGAGTGCTACCACCTCGCGGGACAGTCGTTCGTTTCGTATTCATTCGAAGACGAGTTCTCGACTCTCAACGCCAACATCAACGGCACGCACTTCGTGCTCTCTTCGATCAAGGAAGCGGCGCCCAAGTGCCGGCTCTATCACGCGGCATCGAGCGAAACTTTCGGCAAAGTGCGCTCGACTCCGCAGAACGAAGACACGCCCTTTCACCCTCGCTCCGCCTACGGCATTTCCAAAGTCGCGGGCTTCGAACTCACGCGGAACTACCGCGAGGCGTACAAGCTGCACGCCAGCAACGGCATTCTCTACAACCACGAATCGCCGCGGCGAGGCTTTGAATTCGTGACCCGGAAAATCACGCGGCACGTCGCGCTCATCAAGCACGGCCTTGCGACCGAACTCCGACTCGGCAATCTCGAGGCTAAGCGCGACTGGGGGCACGCCAAGGACTACGTCGAGGCGATGTGGCTGATGCTGCAACAGGAACAGCCCGACGATTACGTCATCGCCACCGGCGAGATGCATTCGGTCCGCGAGTTCTGTGAGCTCGCCTTCGGCACGGCCGGGCTCGACTATCGCAAGCACGTCGTCATCGACCCGCTCTTCTTCCGCCCCGCGGAAACGGAAGTTCTCTGCGGCAATCCCGAAAAGGCCCGTCGTGTATTGGGCTGGAAGCACAAGACCGGATTCCAGGATCTGGTGCGAGAAATGGTCGAGGCGGACTTGGAAGACGTGGCGCTCCAGCTCGAGCCCCGCCCCCGTCGCATCGTCAATATTCCGTCGGCCGTGCCGAGCATCGGGGCGCTGGTCGAGCCGCGGATTCCGGCGGCACAGGGCGAAAAGGTGTCGCGTTAG
- the rpmF gene encoding 50S ribosomal protein L32 produces MLPPQRVSYGRTRRRRTHHALTGSTPTVCPLSGMPKQHHRVCAESGYVRAGLRIKVPKLGIGVPKN; encoded by the coding sequence ATGCTACCTCCACAAAGAGTCAGCTACGGACGCACCCGCCGCCGTCGCACGCACCACGCTCTGACCGGCTCGACGCCGACCGTTTGCCCGCTCTCGGGCATGCCGAAGCAGCACCACCGCGTGTGCGCCGAATCGGGCTACGTTCGCGCCGGCCTGCGGATCAAGGTTCCGAAGCTCGGAATCGGCGTTCCCAAGAACTGA